In one window of Kosmotoga pacifica DNA:
- a CDS encoding B12-binding domain-containing radical SAM protein, producing MRKPRNSETWREFNKVLAFKETELFLEKVDLNGSLEIALIYPNDYEVASASLSFHHLYEKFNSLPNVRCERFFYNRAFKKFYSLESFKPLDEFRIWAFSVHFELDVLNLIDILLSYKIPLFNEQRNSYHPVVVIGGALTYFSNTLLGLLGDVVHSGDLTTDFLSILGSLTGKEKRDEIIRALKEDPHAVRGEAFSPAISNELSKSVFVTNKAAFGSRFLLEIGRGCKRACKFCVAGYTFGKDRYLPFEELKRVVDSIKTRVNNIGLIAATVTDYPWLKDVVDYFNKEKLGISVSSLRLDALSEELLLLLKNSGQTQFTIAPEGGSQRIRNLFSKGISEEHIYRTLEMGVKVGFKHIKLYYIYGAVFESPEDRKEIVKLILDAKKMGYSQVIASLNPLIPKPGTPFGTLPMEDFNELRKIEAELRDLLNVRGVKGDFESLKESVMQFSIANMTREQAIEFLTDKYSAQKRKRYLLDLAKRINSTRKEWEKNGQEKHSCNR from the coding sequence GTGAGAAAGCCTAGGAATTCAGAAACATGGCGGGAATTCAATAAAGTCCTGGCTTTCAAGGAAACTGAACTTTTTCTTGAAAAGGTTGATTTGAATGGTTCACTCGAGATCGCGTTGATTTATCCAAATGACTATGAAGTAGCCAGTGCGAGTCTATCGTTTCACCACCTGTACGAAAAGTTTAACAGTTTACCCAACGTGCGGTGTGAGAGGTTCTTTTACAATAGGGCGTTCAAGAAGTTTTATTCACTCGAATCTTTTAAGCCCCTTGATGAGTTTCGCATATGGGCGTTTTCAGTGCATTTTGAACTTGATGTATTAAATCTGATTGATATATTGCTTAGCTACAAAATACCGCTGTTTAATGAGCAAAGAAATAGTTATCATCCGGTGGTGGTCATCGGAGGTGCGTTGACTTATTTTTCCAACACTTTGTTGGGTTTGCTTGGTGATGTGGTTCATTCTGGTGATTTGACAACGGATTTTTTATCGATCTTGGGGTCTTTGACAGGTAAGGAAAAACGCGATGAAATAATTAGAGCTTTGAAGGAAGATCCTCATGCTGTCAGGGGTGAAGCTTTCTCTCCTGCGATATCAAATGAATTGTCCAAAAGCGTATTTGTAACGAACAAAGCGGCTTTTGGTTCACGATTTCTCCTTGAAATCGGAAGAGGTTGCAAAAGAGCTTGTAAATTCTGTGTTGCCGGTTATACTTTTGGCAAAGATAGATATCTTCCCTTTGAAGAGTTAAAAAGGGTAGTAGACAGTATCAAGACCCGTGTCAATAACATCGGACTCATAGCAGCCACCGTTACCGATTATCCATGGTTAAAGGATGTGGTAGATTATTTTAACAAGGAAAAGCTGGGTATAAGCGTTTCCTCTTTGAGGCTCGATGCCCTTTCAGAGGAGCTGCTACTTTTATTAAAGAATTCTGGTCAGACTCAATTTACTATTGCACCTGAAGGAGGAAGTCAGAGAATCAGAAATCTATTTTCCAAGGGGATTTCAGAAGAACACATCTATAGGACTCTTGAAATGGGTGTCAAGGTGGGTTTCAAGCATATCAAGTTGTATTATATATACGGAGCGGTCTTTGAATCACCAGAAGACAGAAAGGAAATAGTTAAACTGATATTAGATGCAAAAAAGATGGGATATTCACAAGTAATAGCCAGCTTGAATCCTCTTATACCTAAACCCGGCACACCCTTTGGAACACTACCGATGGAAGATTTTAATGAGCTCAGAAAGATCGAAGCTGAACTCAGAGACCTTTTGAATGTCAGAGGTGTAAAAGGTGATTTCGAGAGTTTGAAAGAATCCGTTATGCAATTCAGTATTGCGAACATGACTCGAGAACAAGCAATTGAGTTTCTTACAGATAAATACTCAGCGCAAAAGAGAAAAAGATACCTTCTGGATTTAGCGAAAAGAATTAATTCAACGCGAAAGGAGTGGGAAAAGAATGGCCAAGAAAAACATTCTTGTAATCGATGA
- a CDS encoding thioesterase, FlK family, giving the protein MKLEELNGRSFSALLETEDPELLWKERPDIEGLNLLSTSGIQKLLLIASREILSPFESESEVFVVTFIQLEHKDVALVKRYVNLEFTTTVNGRNVIFEGTVEQGHSVVAEFKLIRRKISLESIGRKLSEKA; this is encoded by the coding sequence ATGAAACTAGAAGAACTGAATGGACGAAGTTTTTCTGCATTACTAGAGACAGAAGACCCGGAACTTTTATGGAAGGAACGGCCTGATATTGAGGGGCTGAACCTCCTGTCAACTAGTGGCATACAAAAGTTATTATTGATAGCTTCACGAGAAATCTTGAGCCCATTTGAATCAGAATCTGAAGTATTTGTGGTTACATTCATTCAGCTAGAGCACAAAGATGTTGCGTTGGTAAAACGATATGTGAATCTCGAATTTACGACTACTGTTAATGGAAGAAATGTGATATTTGAAGGAACGGTTGAACAGGGTCATTCCGTTGTAGCCGAGTTCAAACTCATAAGACGAAAGATAAGCCTTGAAAGTATCGGGAGGAAACTTAGTGAGAAAGCCTAG